The following nucleotide sequence is from Paeniglutamicibacter kerguelensis.
CGATCTTCGCCTGGGTCATGCCCAGTGCGGAGAGGAAGCGCGGGCGGTTGTCGCCCGAGGCGTAGAGGTTGATGCCGCCGTCGGCCGGTTCCAGGTTGCCCGCGATGAACGTGGTGTCCTTGAAGACAGGGTTGGATTCACCGGTAGCGGCGAGCTTGCCTTCAAGCTCGGCGATCAGGCTCTTGGCCTCGGTGTCCTTTCCCAGCGCCTTGCCCACGGCCGAGGTCACAGACTGCCAGCTGGCGGTGTAGTTCGGTGCCACCGGGCCGATGACGGGTGCGATCTTGGAAAGCTTCTCGTACTCGTCCTTCGTCAGGCCCGAGTAGCCGGCGACGATCAGGTCGGGCTGCGTTTCGGCGATGGCGGTGAAATTCACGCCGTCGGCTTCCGCATACTGCACGGGAGCCTTCTCGCTGCCGATCGGGGCACCGAGCTCCTCGAGCTTGGCGTCCTTCCAGTCGGTGGAGTTCTTCGCGTTGTTGCCCCAAACGTCGGTTGCCATGCCTACCGGCACAACGCCCAAGGCCAGCACGGCATCGGCGTTCACCCAGGAAACCGTCGCAATGCGCTCCGGCTTCTTGGCGATCTCGGTGGTGCCGTAGATGTGCTCAACGGTGACGGGGAAGGCGGACTCTGCTGCGGCAGGCGAGGTGCTTGCGGCCTCGGGAGCGGCGCTGCCGCATGCGCTCAAGCTCAGGGCAAGGGCTGCGGCTGCTGCGGCGAAGATGCCGGCGCGTCGGGAGAACTCCATGAAATAAATCCTTCGATGACTCATACAGGGTGCCTGCGCAAGCTGGAGGGGGAACGCATCGTTGCGCAAGCAGGTGACGAGTAAGGCTAACCTCGCAAAAAGAAATTACGCAACACAAGTTGGATCTATTCGTCATGCGCCAACGGCACGCGATGGAGCAAATCCCCTAGATGCTGCGCCCCCCGAAGATTTGCGTGATCAGCAACACACGCCGGGAATGCCCGGCCGCCATTCGCCAAAAAGCCCCCGCACCCGCCAGGCTCTTCCCCGCAAGCGATCTTCCTGCCTGCGAACCGCACGGCTAAAGGAGGGGTAGACGGCGGCACGCGGCACGCGATCGCATGACCGCGCACGGGCGAGTCCGTTACGAACGGACCCACACCCATATCCGCCCCTAGCATTCGCGAGAACCAGGGAACCGACACGTTCCTGACCAGCAACTTGAGTTATGTCCGAGATCACATTTCGAGACTTATTTTCGCCAAAACCGCAAGGTCATAGGGTTTATTAGGTAAACCTACCTCGGGACCTCGTCCCATTCGAGGCGCCGTGGTTTGCGCATAGGTGCGCCTTATCTATAGCGTTGCACCTAAGTCCATTTACGCAATGAGGTTGTTCGCTAATTGCCCGACGCCTCTTGTTTCAGCACCATCAACGGAGAAAAGACAGTGAAGATTTCCTTCCGAACTGCCCTCGGCGCCGTAGCCGCCGGCGTATCCCTGCTCGCTCTGACCGCTTGCGGTGGCTCCACCGAATCCGGTGCAAATGCAGCAGACGCAAAGACCGTCGAGATCACCCATAAGCAGGGCACCACCAAGGTTCCGGTGAACCCGGAGACCGTCTACACCTTCGACCTGGGCGTACTGGATTCGATGAACGCACTGGGCCTCGAGGCCGATGGCGTTCCGGAAACCAATTACCCGGAGTCCCTCGCCAAGTACAACGACGCGAAGGTCACCAAGATCGGCTCCATGAAGGAACCGGACTTCGAAGCCATTTCGAACGGCAACCCGGACCTGATCATCATCACCGGTCGCACCTCGGGTTCCTACGCGGAACTCTCCAAGATCGCCCCGACCGTGGATCTCTCGGTGGATGCCACCAATCCGCTTGAGTCCTTCAAGGAACAGGCCGGCAAGATCGGCAAGATCTTCGACGTCGAAACCAAGGTCGACGAACAGCTCGCCGCACTGGACACGAAGATCACCGACACCAAGGCCAAGAGCGCCAACGCGGGCAAGGGCCTGATCATCATGACCTCCGGCGGCGAACTGACCGCCTACGGCGCGGGATCGCGCTTCGGCCTGATCCACGACGTGCTCGGCGTTGCAACCGTCGCGGACATCAAGTCCGAGGGCGCGCACGGCGAATCGATCTCCTTCGAATTCCTGAAGACCAACAACCCGGACACCCTGTACGTGGTCGACCGCGATTCGGCCATGGGCACCGCGGGCGAGGCCTCCAAGGCCGTGCTGGACAACGAGCTGGTCAAGTCCACCAATGCCGCGAAGAACGAGAAGATCGTCAACCTGGACTCCAACGCCTGGTACATGATCGGCTACGGCCTGAACAACACCAACAAGATGATCGACGAGGTTGCGGCGGGCCTCTAGGCCCGGACACAACCCCCGTCAGACCATGAGTGCACCAGTGCTGCCCGAGACGGTCGCCGCGGATGAAATTCCCGCGGCGGCCGTTCGGCGTACCCGAAAGATTTCCGAAACCACCTGGCTGGTCCTTGGTTCCGCGGGCGTGCTCGGCCTCGCGTTCGCGAGTTTGTTCGTCGGCGTCTCCGACGTCACGCTGCCCCAGCTGCTCTCCGGCGACGCCGAGGCCTGGGAGCTGCTGTGGATCTCGCGCCTGCCGCGCACCCTGGCCGTCCTGCTGGCCGGGACCGCGGTGGCCGTTGCGGGGTTGATCATGCAGCTGATGGTGCGCAACAGGTTCGTCGAACCCTCCACCGTGGGCACCGTGGAATCGGCGACGCTGGGTATCCTGGTGGTCACCGTCGCGCTGCCGGCCGCACCGATGATCCTGAAGATGGGCGTGGCGTCCGTGTTCGCGCTCGGCGGCACCGCGCTCTTCCTTGCGGTGCTGTCCCGGCTGCCGGTCCGCAACACGCTGCTGGTGCCGATCGTCGGCATCATGCTCGGCGGGGTGATCGGCTCCGTGACGACCTTCTTCGCCTACAAGTACGACCTGCTCCAGACGCTGAGCAACTGGATGATCGGCGATTTCTCCGGGGTGCTGCGCGGGCGCTACGAGCTGCTGTGGATCGTCGCGATCCTCACGGTGATCGGCTACGTCGCGGCGGACAGGTTCACAGTTGCCGGGCTGGGCGCCGACTTCACCACGAACTTGGGGCTCAACCACAAGGCGATCATGCGCCTGGGCCTGGTGCTGGTCTCGCTGATCTCCGCGGTGGTGGTGACCACCGTGGGCGCGGTGCCGTTCCTGGGGCTGATCGTGCCGAACATCGTCTCGCTGCTCTTCGGCGACAACCTGCGCCGCGCGGTACCGTGGACTGCGCTCTTCGGCGCGGGCTTCGTGCTGGTCTGCGACGTGATCGGCCGCACCATCCGCTACCCCTACGAGGTGCCGGTGGGCATGGTCATGAGCGTGCTCGGCGCCACCGTCTTCCTGGCGCTGCTGCTACGAACCAGGAAGTCCCATGGCTAAGCCCCTGGCCCCATCCACCCCGGTCTCCCCCGGTGACGACGGCGACCTCACCCCCGGGCATTCGCGCGGAGTCTCCCGCCCCGGGCGGCGTTTCGCCCCGCGATCGTTCTCCCTCAAGCGCATGTCCCCCGCCGTGCTCATCACGCTGCTGGGCGTTCTGGCGGTGCTGAGCATCGTGCTGTTCATGACGATCGACCTGCGCGGGAACCTCTCCTACGCGCTGACCCGGCGCGGCATCCGCGTCGGCGCCATGCTGGTGGTCGCCGTCGCCGTCGGCCTGTCCACGCTGATGTTCCAGACCGTGACGTCCAACCGGATCCTGACCCCGTCGATCATGGGGTTCGACGCGCTGTACATCCTGATCCAGACCGCGCTGGTCTTCACGCTGGGCTCCTCCACGTTGCTCACGGCGTCCCCGTCGCTGAAGTTCGCGGTGGAAGTGGGGCTGATGGTGGTGTTCTCCGGGCTGCTCTACCGCTGGCTGTTCACCGGCGGCAACGGGTCGCTGCACCTGATGCTGCTGGTCGGCATCGTGATCGGCACGCTCTTCCGCGGGTTCTCGTCGCTGCTGCAGCGGCTGATGGAACCCAGCGAGTACATCGTGCTGCAGGATTTGTTCTTCGCGTCCTTCAACCAGGTGGACCCGGTGCTGCTGGGCATCTCCGCGGTGGTGGTCGCGCTGGTCGCCGCCGTGGCCTGGCGTCTGCGCAAGAGCTTCGATGTGCTGGCGCTGGGCCGCGAAACGGCCATCAACCTTGGCGTCGACCACCGGCGCATCGTCACCCTGGTGCTGGTGCTTTGCTCGGTGCTGGTGGCGGTGTCCACCGCGCTGGTGGGGCCGGTGACGTTCTTCGGCCTGCTGGTCGTCTCCCTCGCCTACCAAACGGTGCGCAAGTTCTCCCACGCGGCGCTGATCCCGATCGTATGCCTGCTCGGTGTCATCACGTTGGTCGGCGGTCAGCTGGTGCTCGAGCGGGTCTTCGGCTTCGCCACGGCGCTGAGCGTGATCATCGAGTTCGCCGGCGGCCTGCTGTTCCTCTACCTGCTCCTGAAGGGTTCCCTGAAGTGATCCGCATCGAAAACCTCGTCAAGTCCTACTCCGGGACGAGGGTCGTCGATTCCGTCACCACCGACATCCCGGCCGGCGGCGTCACCTCCATCATCGGGCCCAACGGCGCGGGCAAGTCCACGCTGCTCTCGCTGATCTCCCGCCTGTCCCCCATGGATGCCGGCAGCGTGTCAATCGCCGGGCTGGACGTGTCCACCACGCCGAGCAAGGACCTGGCCCGCTCGATGGCGATCCTGCGGCAGGAAAACCACATCACCATGCGGCTGCGCGTGCGCGACCTGGTGGGATTCGGGCGCTTCCCGCACTCCGGCGGACACCCCACGGCCGTGGACCGGGTGCACATCGACTCGGCCATGGCGCAGCTGGACCTGACCGAGCTTGCCGACCGCTTCCTGGACGAGCTCTCCGGCGGGCAGCGCCAGCGCGCCTACATCGCCATGGTGCTGGCCCAGGACACCGACTACCTGCTGCTCGACGAGCCGCTGAACAACCTGGACATGAAGCACTCGGTCGAGATGATGCGGATGATCCGCCGGCTGGCCGACGAGCTGGGCAAGACCGTGGTGATCGTCATCCACGACATCAACTTCGCTTCCTGCTACTCGGACACGATCCTGGCGATGCGCAACGGCGTGCTGGTGCACCAGGGCACGCCCGCCCAGATCATGCAGGGCGAGGTGCTGCGCGACGTGTACGACATCGACATCCGGATCGAGGAGATCGACGGGAACAGGATCGGCGTGTACTTCGCGTAGGGATTGCCCGGATTCTTTCCCGTCGCAAGTGATTTGCCCGATTTCTGCGCGGGATTACGGGGAAGTTGCTTTGCGATGCCGGACTGGAAGTCGGTTGGATGGTTGACCGCGGAACGGGAGTGTTTGTTGGCCTTGGGGCCTACGGGCGCTCCCGTTTTTTTGCGTTGCGTTGGCAGGCGGGGGCCGCCGCATGGGCCGACACCCCCGGGGCTGCAGTCCTTGGATGGTTCCTGCGCGGATCCGCATCGATTATGCTCCGGATAACAGCCGACCAACCGCGGAGCAAGGGGAAACTCGCGGTAGGGACCATATGGCTTTTGCGCCACCGGCGGATCCGCAAGTTGCCCAATGTCCACAGGGACAGGGAAAGCATCATCACGCGCGGGTTCTTCGCCTCCGAACAGGCGGCGCGCGAGGCCATCGCCCGCCATCGTGATGCCGAAGGCTTCATCGACTATCCCGATGCATGGGACATCCGCGAGCTGCCACTCGATGTGCTGCTCCCAGAACCGGTGGCGGTCTAGATGGACGAGCCGGAGTGTGAACCCCTTTGGCTGGTCTACCGATGGCAGAACGAACGCAATGAACGCGCCGGCCATGCCGAGCTGCTTCACGGCGTGTTCACCACCAGGGACGCGGCCGAGCAGGCGCTGTTGGCGCTGCGGAAGATCGACGGCCAAAGTGCCGGAAAGGTGCGCGTTGAGGAGGATTCCCTTGGCGGGTACGGCGGGTACGAGCAGGGCTTCTTCGAGTACGATCCCGCCGAGTACCGCAGGCGGGGCAAGAAAACCCCTCGCCCGAACCGGCACAAGGGCTTCGCACCGAAAGACCCGGAACCGTTTCGCCCATAAGGGCGGCGCGGGTTCCCGCATGACGCAGCTGCACGTTGGAATCCAGCAAGGGCAACGCGTCGTTTGCAGCGTTGTGCATGCGACCCCGCGGGAGTGAGTGAATTTGCATTGCGCGTTTTCGGGTTTTTCATTCCACAAAGTGCGCGATCGGCCCTAAAAACCGATTAACCACTAGGGGTTCGGGGTAAGTTTGCCCACATCCCGGGCACCCGCACGATGTTCATAACTATTCATTGACCTGCATATTGCGGGGTTTTTCGCGGGTCAGGGGCGAAACCAGGCCGAATCCGCCGGTGCCGAAGGGTGCGAAGATTCTCTGCATGACCACGCGAAACATAGCACCGGGCACGAGCAGGCCCACGCTGCGCCAACAACTTGGCGCGCGCAAGCCGATCGAGGCGTTCATCGCCGAGGCGGGCAACGGAACCGGCGACGGGCCCAAGCTGCGCCGCACGCTCGGGCTGCTGCACCTGACCATGATCAGCGTCGGCGCCACCCTGGGCACCGGCATCTTCGTAGTGCTCTCCTCCTCGGTGCCGATGGCGGGTCCAGCGGTGTGGATCTCCTTTGCGATCGCCGGGCTTGCGGCGCTCTTCGCGGCGCTGTCGTATGCGGAAATGGCCGGCGCGGTGCCGGTGTCCGGATCGAGCTACACCTACACGTACGCGACCATGGGCGAGGGCCTGGCCTGGATCTGCGGCTGGTGCCTGGTGCTCGAATACGCGGTGTCGGTCGCCGCGATCGCCGTGGGCGCCGGCGAGTACCTCAACGAGATGGCCCGCACGCTGGGCGTAGACCTGCCCGCCGCGCTGACCAATCCCCCGGGCACCGACGGCGGCGTGTTCAACATCCCGGCGCTGGCGATCGTCTTGTTCGCCACGGTGCTGCTGGTGCGCGGCACCCGCGAATCGGCGGTGGTCAACACGGTGCTGGTGTTCATCAAGATTGCCGTGCTGCTCTTCTTCATCGTGATCGCCTTCAGCGCCTTCACCTCCGGCAACTTCGATCCGCTGCTGCCCATGGGCACCGCCGGCGTCTCGGCCGCGGCGGCCCGCCTCTTCTTCTCCTACATCGGCTTTGACGCCGCCTCCACGGCCGGCGAGGAAGCCAAGAACCCGCAGCGCGACCTGCCGCGGGCGATCGTGCTCTCGATGGTGATCATCACCGCGCTGTACATCCTGGTGGCGGTTTCCGCGATCGGCGCCCGCCAGTGGAACTGGTTCGACGGCAAGGAGGCCGCACTGGCGCAGCTGCTTCAGGAGGTCACCGGCCAGGGCTGGGTGGCGCTGCTCTTCGCCGCCGGCGCGGTGCTGTCCATCGTTTCCATCGTCATCACGGTGCTCTACGGGCAGACCCGCATCCTGGTGGCGATGAGCCGCGACGGCATGGTGCCGGCGGTCTTCGGGCGGATCTCCAAGCGCAACGGCGCACCGGTGGCCGGCACCTGGATCACCGGCGGCTCCGTGGCGCTGGTGGCGGGCCTGGTGCCGCTGGGCCAGCTGGCCGACGCGACCTCGATCGGCACGCTCTTTGCGTTCTCGCTGGTGTCCCTGGCGGTCATCTTCCTGCGCCGCACACAGCCGGATCTGCCGCGCACCTTCAAGGTGCCGCTCTACCCGCTGACCCCGATCCTCGCGATCGCCTTCTGCGGCTACCTGATACTGAACCTCGGCGTGACGACCTGGGTGGTCTTCGCGATCTGGATGGCCGTCGGCGCGGTCATCTACCTGGGCTACGGCCGCCGGAAATCGAAGCTTGCCGCAAGCTGGAACGCGCCGCTTTCCTGATTTCCGCGCGCTTGACCGCGCATTGGACAACGACTGCCCCGGGTGCCGATCGATCGGTGCCCGGGGCAGCACCGTTTTCGGGGTCAGCCGACGCGGCCGGGCTTCAGCGCGCGCCCTGTGGAAGTCAGCGCCACCGCGCCGCGCACGGCCAGGGTGCCCGCAACCAGCGTGCCCAGGATGATGGCCACGGAGAGCGGTGCCATGACCATCGCCATGCCGGCCAGCGGCAGCACCAGCACGCCACTGACCGCGATCGCGCCGATCCCGACGCCGATCACCGGGGCCATGACAGAACCGGTGCGGGCCCTTTCCATGGTCGCGAGTTCGACGCCGAGCATGTGCAGGCCCGCGTAGAGGTCGGCCCGGTCAAGGGTCGCAGCGGCCTGCGTGATCGCGGTGGAGCAGGCGACCGACAGGAAGGACACCGCGATGGTGATCAGCACGCCGGTCATCACGTCGGCGCCGATGAGTGCATCGGGGCTGCCGGGGGCTGACTCCCCCGCCGCGGATTGCATCAGCGCGGCACCGCTGCCGCCGACCACTGCGACAAAGCAGGTCATCGCGACGCCGGAGACCTGCCGCCAGGCCTGCGCGGGGTTCTCCAGGATCATGCGGGCGGCGAGCAGCTGTTCGGGCCTTTCGGCGCGCTTGAGCTTGGCCTTGCCGATGAGCCCCAGCGCCCACGGGCCCACGAGGTTCAGGGCGCCGAGCCCGATGGCGAAGCCGCCCAGCAGCACGGCGATGATGATCGCCAGGGACTGGAATGCGGCCATCATCGAAAACGCCTGGTAGACGCCGAGGACCAGCACCGCCACGATGAGCGCGCGGATCCAGCGCGGCGCCGGGGCCTGGGTGCGGTTGCGCACGCCCAGCGGGGACACGATGATCCGGCGCAGCCCGAATCCGGCGGAGAGCGCCGCGACCACCACCACGCCGGCGACGACCAGGGCGATCACCCCCGGGTCCAGCCACATGGCCGCGCCGATGGCCGAGCCCTGGAAGTGGACCAGCCCGACGACCGGCGCCAGCCCCGCATAGAGGAACGTGCCGGCAAGCGCCCCGGCCAGCGCCACGGCGGCGGATTCGATCACGGTGATGCCCACGACCAGCCCCGGGGTGCCGCCGAGCAGGCGCACCGTTGACAGGCGCCGGTCCTGGCTGCGGGCCGAGAGCCGCGCGGCCGCGGCGCCAAGCACCGCGAGCGGCACCACCAGCAGGACCACGGCCAGCCCGGCGAGCATCAGGTACATGCCTGTCGCCTCGTTTTGGACGCGGTTGAAGGACAGGGCGCCCGCGGTGACGGTGAGGACCAGTGCGGAGACCAGCGCGTAGGCGCCGGCGGTGAGCAGCATCGGGGCGCGGCGTTCGCGGCTTGGCTTGCCCAGCAGCCAGGCCAGGGACAGGGCGCGCATCAGGCCGCCCGGCCCGGGGCCTGGTGCTCGGCGATGATGCGGCCGTCGCGCAGGCGGATGATCCGGTCGCAGCGGGCGGCGACGTCGGCATCGTGGGTCACCATGACCAGCGTGTTGCCGCGTCCCACGGTGGAATCCATCAGCACGGCCAGCACCTCGGCACCGGTGGCCGAATCCAGTGCGCCGGTGGGCTCGTCGGCGAAGGTCACCCGCGCGCCGGTGACCTGGGCGCGGGCGATCGCCACCCGTTGCGCCTGGCCCCCGGAGAGCTGGCCGATGCGCCGTTCCTCCAGGCCGGCCAGGCCCAGCGCCGCAAGCCATTGCGCGGCACGCGGCAGGGCCGCGGCCCGGGGCACGC
It contains:
- a CDS encoding amino acid permease; translated protein: MTTRNIAPGTSRPTLRQQLGARKPIEAFIAEAGNGTGDGPKLRRTLGLLHLTMISVGATLGTGIFVVLSSSVPMAGPAVWISFAIAGLAALFAALSYAEMAGAVPVSGSSYTYTYATMGEGLAWICGWCLVLEYAVSVAAIAVGAGEYLNEMARTLGVDLPAALTNPPGTDGGVFNIPALAIVLFATVLLVRGTRESAVVNTVLVFIKIAVLLFFIVIAFSAFTSGNFDPLLPMGTAGVSAAAARLFFSYIGFDAASTAGEEAKNPQRDLPRAIVLSMVIITALYILVAVSAIGARQWNWFDGKEAALAQLLQEVTGQGWVALLFAAGAVLSIVSIVITVLYGQTRILVAMSRDGMVPAVFGRISKRNGAPVAGTWITGGSVALVAGLVPLGQLADATSIGTLFAFSLVSLAVIFLRRTQPDLPRTFKVPLYPLTPILAIAFCGYLILNLGVTTWVVFAIWMAVGAVIYLGYGRRKSKLAASWNAPLS
- a CDS encoding ABC transporter permease — encoded protein: MSAPVLPETVAADEIPAAAVRRTRKISETTWLVLGSAGVLGLAFASLFVGVSDVTLPQLLSGDAEAWELLWISRLPRTLAVLLAGTAVAVAGLIMQLMVRNRFVEPSTVGTVESATLGILVVTVALPAAPMILKMGVASVFALGGTALFLAVLSRLPVRNTLLVPIVGIMLGGVIGSVTTFFAYKYDLLQTLSNWMIGDFSGVLRGRYELLWIVAILTVIGYVAADRFTVAGLGADFTTNLGLNHKAIMRLGLVLVSLISAVVVTTVGAVPFLGLIVPNIVSLLFGDNLRRAVPWTALFGAGFVLVCDVIGRTIRYPYEVPVGMVMSVLGATVFLALLLRTRKSHG
- a CDS encoding siderophore ABC transporter substrate-binding protein, with the translated sequence MKISFRTALGAVAAGVSLLALTACGGSTESGANAADAKTVEITHKQGTTKVPVNPETVYTFDLGVLDSMNALGLEADGVPETNYPESLAKYNDAKVTKIGSMKEPDFEAISNGNPDLIIITGRTSGSYAELSKIAPTVDLSVDATNPLESFKEQAGKIGKIFDVETKVDEQLAALDTKITDTKAKSANAGKGLIIMTSGGELTAYGAGSRFGLIHDVLGVATVADIKSEGAHGESISFEFLKTNNPDTLYVVDRDSAMGTAGEASKAVLDNELVKSTNAAKNEKIVNLDSNAWYMIGYGLNNTNKMIDEVAAGL
- a CDS encoding permease, encoding MRALSLAWLLGKPSRERRAPMLLTAGAYALVSALVLTVTAGALSFNRVQNEATGMYLMLAGLAVVLLVVPLAVLGAAAARLSARSQDRRLSTVRLLGGTPGLVVGITVIESAAVALAGALAGTFLYAGLAPVVGLVHFQGSAIGAAMWLDPGVIALVVAGVVVVAALSAGFGLRRIIVSPLGVRNRTQAPAPRWIRALIVAVLVLGVYQAFSMMAAFQSLAIIIAVLLGGFAIGLGALNLVGPWALGLIGKAKLKRAERPEQLLAARMILENPAQAWRQVSGVAMTCFVAVVGGSGAALMQSAAGESAPGSPDALIGADVMTGVLITIAVSFLSVACSTAITQAAATLDRADLYAGLHMLGVELATMERARTGSVMAPVIGVGIGAIAVSGVLVLPLAGMAMVMAPLSVAIILGTLVAGTLAVRGAVALTSTGRALKPGRVG
- a CDS encoding iron chelate uptake ABC transporter family permease subunit yields the protein MAKPLAPSTPVSPGDDGDLTPGHSRGVSRPGRRFAPRSFSLKRMSPAVLITLLGVLAVLSIVLFMTIDLRGNLSYALTRRGIRVGAMLVVAVAVGLSTLMFQTVTSNRILTPSIMGFDALYILIQTALVFTLGSSTLLTASPSLKFAVEVGLMVVFSGLLYRWLFTGGNGSLHLMLLVGIVIGTLFRGFSSLLQRLMEPSEYIVLQDLFFASFNQVDPVLLGISAVVVALVAAVAWRLRKSFDVLALGRETAINLGVDHRRIVTLVLVLCSVLVAVSTALVGPVTFFGLLVVSLAYQTVRKFSHAALIPIVCLLGVITLVGGQLVLERVFGFATALSVIIEFAGGLLFLYLLLKGSLK
- a CDS encoding ABC transporter substrate-binding protein; this encodes MEFSRRAGIFAAAAAALALSLSACGSAAPEAASTSPAAAESAFPVTVEHIYGTTEIAKKPERIATVSWVNADAVLALGVVPVGMATDVWGNNAKNSTDWKDAKLEELGAPIGSEKAPVQYAEADGVNFTAIAETQPDLIVAGYSGLTKDEYEKLSKIAPVIGPVAPNYTASWQSVTSAVGKALGKDTEAKSLIAELEGKLAATGESNPVFKDTTFIAGNLEPADGGINLYASGDNRPRFLSALGMTQAKIVDENVKEGEFYLPWSAERANELESDVFFTWIPAGSSTKAITENKLFAQIPAVAKGGLVAVDSDMDVLSVSATSPLSVQWAIDKVVPKLAAAAQAATGK
- a CDS encoding ABC transporter ATP-binding protein; this translates as MIRIENLVKSYSGTRVVDSVTTDIPAGGVTSIIGPNGAGKSTLLSLISRLSPMDAGSVSIAGLDVSTTPSKDLARSMAILRQENHITMRLRVRDLVGFGRFPHSGGHPTAVDRVHIDSAMAQLDLTELADRFLDELSGGQRQRAYIAMVLAQDTDYLLLDEPLNNLDMKHSVEMMRMIRRLADELGKTVVIVIHDINFASCYSDTILAMRNGVLVHQGTPAQIMQGEVLRDVYDIDIRIEEIDGNRIGVYFA